A region of Salvia splendens isolate huo1 chromosome 17, SspV2, whole genome shotgun sequence DNA encodes the following proteins:
- the LOC121774451 gene encoding uncharacterized protein LOC121774451, whose translation MVNDLVSSQQHIQNNMQSNNDVVHRLQDAQVEQKAAMDMLAKQLSQIATSLSEMRENEGRIPASVKPLDRANISQITLRSGRGYEETREAETWEVKTVDDDKSKNSEKPITQEADQHFSGPGVEVEIEEIRKETGESSEEDISHKEKQQVIKEFIIGKTIPSGKIVIGEIVSVVIQKRRMPSKRTDPGMFTFPISIGNIKVEHAMCDLGASINVLPLSLYKKLEGVRMVDTKVVIQLADWSCISPEGVFENVIVMVHDFLYPVDFHVIKISEYQSAESSGVLLRRPFLRIAKTIIDEQVENSELSHSIDKEVANWCEAINTLRKTDEELVEAILEFCKSPESARSKRSAHATSVENLPKPEGLLTKETKKINYLRR comes from the exons ATGGTGAACGATTTGGTTAGCTCGCAACAACACATTCAGAACAACATGCagtccaacaatgacgtggtgcatagGCTGCAAGACGCTCAAGTTGAACAAAAGGCAGCCATGGACATGCTAGCAAAGCAGCTCTCCCAAATCGCGACTTCTTTGAGTGAGATGCGCGAAAACGAAGGAAGGATCCCTGCCTCAGTTAAGCCACTGGATAGGGcgaacatcagtcaaatcacccTCAGATCTGGACGAGGGTATGAAG AAACAAGGGAAGCCGAAACATGGGAAGTCAAAACAGTGGATGATGACAAGAGCAAAAACAGTGAAAAACCAATAACCCAAGAAGCTGACCAGCACTTCTCAGGCCCAGGAGTTGAGGTTGAGATAGAAGAAATCAGGAAAGAGACAGGAGAGTCTTCTGAGGAAGATATCAGCCACAAGGAGAAGCAA CAAGTTATCAAAGAGTTTATCATCGGGAAGACCATACCCAGCGGCAAAATAGTGATTGGAGAAATTGTGTCGGTAGTGATTCAGAAGAGAAGAATGCCCTCCAAGCgtactgacccaggtatgttcactttccCCATTTCAATTGGGAACATTAAagtcgagcatgctatgtgcgaCCTAGGTGcatcaataaatgttttaccgctttccctCTATAAGAAACTAGAAGGAGTAAGAATGGTTGATACGAAAGTGGTAATTCAATTAGCTGATTGGTCGTGCATCAGTCCCGAGGGCGTGTTCGAGAATGTAATAGTCATGGTGCATGATTTTCTATACCCCGttgatttccatgttattaagaTAAGCGAGTACcagtctgctgagtctagcggagTGCTTTTAAGAAGGCCATTTTTACGCATCGCTAAGacaatcattgat GAACAGGTGGAAAATTCGGAGTTGAGTCACTCCATTGACAAGGAGGTGGCCAATTGGTGCGAGGCAATAAACACACTGAGAAAGACAGATGAAGAGTTAgtagaagcaattctggaattctgtaagAGTCCTGAATCTGCCAGGTCTAAGAGATCAGCCCACGCAACCAGTGTAGAAAATTTGCCTAAACCCGAAGGATTGCTCACCAAGGAGACGAAAAAGATCAATTACCTCAGGAGATAA